The Methylomarinum sp. Ch1-1 genome contains the following window.
TGAAAATTGTCAAGCATTTCGCGGCGAGGCCTGTCATCAAGGCACAGGAGGCGATGTTGTCGATCGTGTTGTGTAATGTGATCAAAAATGCCTTTTCCAATACCGTTGAAGGCGCCATTACCATAGAGATCGATGATCATCGGCTGACGTTGACCGATACCGGCAAAGGCATACCTCAAGAGTGTTTGCCACAGGTGGTCAAACGCGGTTATAAGGATCGGCATAGTGAGGGTCAGGGCTTGGGCTTGTCGCTGGTGCAGCGGATCTGCGATTATTATCAGTGGCGGCTCTCCATCGACAGCATCAGCGGCCAAGGGACGACGGTGATGCTGGAGTTCGCGCCAGTAACCCCGGATGGCTATGAAATGCCTCGTGAAGGGAGGGGCGTGTATTGAATTCTTTTGGCGGATCCGCTTGCGCGTGATCCACCTCACGGGGGCGGGTAGGGTGTGCTGACGAAAGGAAGCGCACCGGTTTTTGATGCGCTTCTCGCTGTTCAGCACATCCTACGCAGGAAGGCAGAGGGTTGACGTGGGAGCGCCGCCCTAATCTCGAAAAGCGGAGAAAGGGCAATCACGTTAGGTTGCTGGTGATTGCCACGTAAGCCACCTCCTTGAGTTTGCTTTGCTACAGCCGTCCTTGGCGTTATTGCAAAACCTGCATGTGGATATCATCGGCCACCATCCGGCCGGCGATAATGATCACAGTTGATCCATCTCATCGCCCCAATCAATGCTGTCTGAGACATAGTAGCGGAAACTTCGATGTTCATCCTGTTGTCGTCTCAACACAAACAATGCGCGGCCTACGCCACGGCGCCGATAACCGCCGTTTTCTTTGCCGAGGATTTGGTCGCGCCAGGTGCCGAAGTTGACGTAAGTAAAATTACTGCGCGGACGGGATGAATTCGGTTCAGCATATTCCATGCCGGCGTCCGATTGCAGTGGTATATGGGTATGACCTTCGCCGTGAAGACGAAAGCCGCGTTCCCAAAAGGCTTTTTGAAATGTCGGGAATTTTTGAATATCCTTAAAGCTCGCGCCGTCTTTGTGATAGACAGTCAAAGGCAACAGTTTTTTGTCGATAAATCCCATGAGGCTGAGAATCGCCTTGACCAGGGTCAACTGAATGCGGAACAAGCGAAAGGGACCGGTTAGCTTCAACCAGGCGCGGGCCGCTTTTAACATGATGCGCCTTTTCTTCGGCGAACTTTCCAGCGTAAAATCCCAGCTCAGCCACTCGCATATCGCCTGATACAGTTCTGATTCTATGATGTCACGAACTACCGCACTGGTTTCTTCACGCCGGGCTTCCTGCAATATACGGGTTACCGCCGCGGAAGAAGGCCGGTACAAATCCAGCTCATCCAAAATGCACTTTATGCGAGAAATTTCGGGTTCATTCCTTCCGGCCAATTGGTTTTTAGCTTGAAAAATAAACGTCGATAAAACACCGGCCGCGACGCTGTCGCCGAAGCACGCCGCGGTAAAGGGCTGATATTGCAATGTTTGCCAAATATCGGTACGCCAACCGTCGCCGACTGCCCACCCCAATTGATCGTTTTCCTGGTTAACGGCAAGGCTGTTGTTGGAATCGCGCCATTGGCCATGAGTGAGAAATAACCGTAAATCCTCATCTCCCCAATAGAATGGGAGCCAGGGTACGGTTTTGGGGTCGATAAAATGGTTTTCGTTAGCGAAGTACATTTTTCCGATCCAGCGTCGGTATTCTGGCGACAGTTCTGCAACCGGCTGGCCTAGGCAATCCTCGTAAAAGGATCTCAAAACCCGCTCGTCGGTCAACATTTCCTTGTCATGATTGCCGAGCAGCACGATGACATTGGTTTCTGTGCCATCGTGTTTGAGTGTGCTGCGCAGATTTTGTAAATGATAAAAAAATCCGCAGCTACCGTGTCGATGAGATTGAGACGCCTCGTCTTTTTGACCCGTTTGCGGTTTCCGGGCATGCAATTCAACAATACCCTGCATGATTTCGTTTAGCGCTTCATGGAATTTAGGGTTGGCTTGTTCGGGATTATCCGGCTCGGTTCTTTCCCAGGGGTACACGCCTTTTTGAGCCCAGACCGCAGTACGGATCATGTCGGCAACATCGCCAACCACCACTAGCGTCAATTCTTCAATGGTATTTTTCCGGCAAGTGCTGATGATTTCATTGAAAAAATCTTCCCAGGCCGTTTCCTCGGCGCTTTGTGTACCGGCCGTGCCGTCGGTGAAATGGACGTCGCTGATGCAGACGCATAGGCGGTTCTGTTTTGCCGGCGCTTTGCGTTCGGGTTGCAGCGTCTCCAGCGTGATGTTGAGGCTTTCGGATGTAGTCATAATGTTGTCCCTCAATCCCGGTTTTGTTCTAAAAATTGCAGGAAGCGGGGGAAAATGTCTTTATCGACGTTTTTACCCATAAACACGTCTTGGTGGCCATAGCCGGGGAAAACATGCAGCTGATGGCGTCCAGGAACAATTTCTTCCAAACGACGGTGACAAACGATGTTGGAGTCGGTGAATACCTTGTTTTTTTCTCCGGTCACGAATAACACTGGCGTTTCGATTTCCTCGGCATATTGGAAATAATTGTCGGGCAAGGGGCGATAGCGCGGGTCTTCGGTATTGTATTTCACCGCGGTATTGTCGTTGTTAACCATTTTATTGACATGCCGGTAATAGTTGACGCTGACGCCGCCATAAAGGTCGCCGCCGCGGCGGTGGGTCACATCGAGCAAATTTTCATGGCTGTACAGCGCGGGAAAACCGGTCCCCCACATGAAACTCAGCATATGACATTCCGGGACATCGCATTCACGATGGAATAAGGAGACGCCCCAGCCGATGGCTTTGCCGATCGACCAGCCCGGTTCGCGCCGCCAGTATGGATTAAGATATTCGAGACTGAAAACATAGTCTGATAAGAAAGGTCCCAGGGATAACTTGACCTTGGACCACTTCGGAATTCGCGGCGTTAATGCGACGCTGTTGGCGATAACGCTACGGATACCGGTGACGGTCTTGCCAAACAACGCCATCGTAAACGATACCGAGCCCAGGCAATGGCAAATCACATGGATGCGGCGGTTCGGCCCGACCGCTTCACGCACTTTAGCGATGGCGGCTGGGTGGTCGTATAATGCGATATCGTCCATGTTGAAGTTGTTCCGATGCAGGTTGTAGGAAAAGCGATTACTCATCCGATAATCCAGCGTCCATACGTCTTCGAAACCATGGTCGAGCAGGTATTGAACCAGATTATTATGTTCGGGCATGATGAACATATCGGAGGAGGTCGTTAAACCGTGCAGGATAACGACGACGTCATCACTGGCCGCACGTTGATAACGCAGCAAACTTAAGCCCAGTTTGTCGGTCGTGTTGAAGGGGTGGGTCGTGATTTCGGCATCTTTGACGCCTTCGGTGGTATAAAGCGGGATTTCCCGTTCGAAGGCCCCCATTCGCGGCATCAACGAGGGGCCGTAAATATCCCAGAGTCCTCCCATGAAAAACTTTCCGAAGCGTTCGATGCCTTGCATGCGTTCGGCGAGATTGCCGCCGCCGCTACGTATCGTGGTCAATTGTTTCATGAAATCCATCGTTTCGATATGCAGAATACCGACCGCGTACAGCTCGGCCTTAGCTTCTTGTTCGGCGGCTACATGTCCGCGAAACAGATTGGTGAATAACGTCGTGGTATCGCGCCATAAATCGGGACCGACGTTATCCTGAATTTCCTTGACGCCGCTGAAAGTCATCGGCTGGCCGGCCGAGTCATTAAAAAACAGTCGATAACGCATTTGTTTGCGGTTCAAATCGGCGCTGTCGACGAATAGATTGAAAACCCCTTTTTCGACGGTACAGCGGCCGCCGACCAAGTCTCCTTCGACATAGCCTATGGCTTCGGCTTGATGTTCCGGGGATTGCAGAAATTGATCCAGGTCTTCGCTACGGATGGTCAAATGAAACATGAAGTAATGGTTTTGTTCCCGGCCTCGTTGAAAACCGTCCTCGAACGCGGTCTCGTCCGCGCTCATATAGCCTTTCATTTCTTCGGTGAATTGGAATGAGATTGCTGTTGAATTGTTAGTCATAATGATTGTCTCGAGGTCGCGTTATTGTTGATCGTTGATGCCCAAATCGGCGTTCGGTTTAATGCCGGTAATTCCTTCGGCAATCCATTCGGCTGTCGCGGAAATGGTCGCAATGGGATTGGAACCGACCGCGCTGGGCAATATTGAACCGTCCGCGACATAGAGGCCTTTATAGCCAAAGGCTTCACCGCGATTTTGCGGATTTCCGCTGACCACTCCTTGATCCGGTGAGTCCGCTATAATACAGCCGCCCAAAGGATGTACGGTAATGTTGTGACGGTAAGGAAAAAAGGACGTGATGTTGCGGAATACCGGCCAACCCCAGGTCGGCAGTGGAATAAAGCAACGCCCTTTGACAAATTCCTGGAACCGTTTGCCGGTATCGAGGATGGCCTGATAAAGCGCCATGCTGGTGCTCTGCGGCCAATGCAAATCGATTCGGCCCTGTTTGTTTAACGATAATTTGCCGTCGCCGTGGTCCAGGCCCATGCATAACAGCACGCTGCTTTTATAGGATATGTCGCCTTTCAGTAGTTGATGAAAAGCCGAACCGAGCATGCCGGTCCATGAGCCGGTTGAAAGGCCTTTTTTCAGCCAGTCCCAGGCTATTTTTAACGTTCGTAAGGCTTTACGTATCCAGCCCATCGGATAGAAGCCCTCGATATACCAGGCAGCAAAACCGGGGTAGGCGGCATCCTCGAATATAAACGCTTGATTACGCTTGAAGTCGGAATACAGGTTATAGTCCGTGTACTGGGTAATCACCGGGCCGTAATTAGGGTCGGCTGGTTTTTGGCCTTCGGCGACGAAAGAGAGAAAATCACCATTGCCGGAGAACCAATGGCCCAGTTTTTGACTAAGATTCGGCAGGGTTTTGTGTACGTCGCGGCAGCGGAATAAAAGTTCGTTACTGCCGAATGTGCCGGCGGAGATGATGACGCGTTGGGTCGTGACTTGTAGGGTCTCATCTTTTTCAAGGTCGTTAAAGACGATCCTATAGCCGTTTGTACCGTCGGCTGCGCTATCGTCTTCACCTTCCGCATTCAACGGGACGATTTTGTCTACCAGGCACTCGGTCAAAATTTTTCCACCGTGTTGGGTTTCGCCCACATGCAGATAGTTCAAGTCCAAGGTGTTTTTGGAATGGGTATTGCACCCGACGTCGCATTCGCCGCAATAGACGCAGGAGGTTTGTAGGGCGCCATAGCGATTGGGTTCTTGTTGACCAATCGGCAGCGCTTCGCTTTTCCCCTTATAGCTATAGTCATTGCCAAAAAAAACGCAGATATCGGCCAAGGTGCTGGTGCGGTTTTCGTTTTTGGCGAATTCCTGAAACAATTCGGTGCGTACAATGCGGCGTCTTGGGTTTTGTTCCCAGGAAGGAATGGGGCGCGCCCCTAGCACTTCTTGCGCGACCCGATAATAAGGCGACAACAACGATTTGTTTAGCGCCTTGGGCCAACCTTGTTCGAAAACATGCTCAGGCGGCTCTAAAAACACATTGGCATAGATCAACGATCCCCCACCGAGAGCGGCCGAAAAAACCGCATCGATTTTATGAAAGGTGCGGATATCGAACATCCCTCGCAGATTTCTTTTGCGGATATGGCGAGGGCGTTTAACCGCATCGCCTTCGACGTTCCAGAAATTATCGCGCATCTGATGTGGCGTTCTAGGAAATGAACCCATTGGATAACGTTTGCCGCGTTCCAACAGCAAAACTTTGTCGCCCCATTTTTGAGCTAACCGACAAAAGTTGATTGATCCGCCGAAACCGCTGCCGACGACGACGGCTTCATAATCAAGGTTTTTGCTAACCATAATACCTCCTCATTGATTGTTGTTATTATGCAAGGCGACAGTTATTGCCTCATTTGGAAATGGGTCGTGCGCGAAATAGGTCCTTGTGCCGTAAACCTCTTTACGGAGTAAAGTCGCTTGTTGTTATTTTAATGGCCCTCTTAATAAATAGACCTAATTGCCTGATTTTGCAACATAGGATGCATTTAGTCATTGTTATTTCTGGCCGCCAAACTAAAATCTTACGCGACATTGGATCAATTAGATTTTCGATATCGCCCGGCGTAGAAACAGTCAGGAGTTTCTGAACGTTAAACTCGATCAAAAGCTTTCTGACTAGGGCAGGGCGCAGCAACGTTTGGAATCAGAATAGTTGTCAGGTTTTTATGTTCCGGTCTTCGATAATAGCAGCCAAGGGGGCGACGGTGATGCAGGAGTTCGGTCCTTAAGTCCCGATGACTGATGGTCCGCGGCAAAATTTAGAGCTTGCCAGCAGCAGATGTTCAGTTTATCGTTGAAGCGTCGGAAAAAGTCCCATTTATTCGATGAGGTGACCTGATGACTGCATTCAATCCACAAATCTTAATCCGTTTTATCTTGGTATTTTTCGGCGTTTTTTATGTTGCAGCGGTTCAAGCCGCGGAGGGGGGGAGCTGTCATGCCTTTAACGCTTAATTCATCCGATTTTTCCGACCGTGGGGAAATACCCGAACGCTTGACTTGCGACGGCGATGATATTTCGCCGGCATTAAGTTGGACAGGCATCCCGGCAAACGCGCAAAGCCTGGTGCTGATCGTCGATGATCCCGATGCGCCGGACCCGGCTGCGCCAAAAATGACCTGGGTTCATTGGTTGCTGTATAACATACCGACCAGCGCGACTGGCCTGCCACAAGCCGTTGAAAGCGGACAATTACCGGAAGGCGCGCTGCAGGGGCAGAACGATTGGGGGCGTAGCGGTTACGGCGGACCCTGTCCGCCTAAGGGCCGTCATCGTTATTTTCACAAACTATATGCCCTCGATGTGGTGCTGCCGGATCTGAAAAAGCCCAACAAAGCCGAGCTGGAACAAGCCATGCAGGGACATGTCATCGAACAGACTGAACTGGTCGGAACTTATCAACGCGGCCACTAGGGCCGCGGCTCGTGGGCGGTTAAGGTCTATTGTAAATTAGACCGTTTTGGCGAAATAACCGGGTCAGGACTTCAAGTTTTTCAATATGTCCAGCGGAAAGACGATGGTCGAAGACTTGTCGCCGGCGATTTCGGTCAACGTCTGCATATACCTGAGTTGAATCGCTTCCGATTGCCCGGACAGGATTTTCGCCGCCTGTAACAGTTTTTCGGAAGCCTGCATCTCCCCCTCGGCATGGATTACCTTGGCGCGTCGGGTGCGTTCGGCTTCCGCTTGCTTGGCGATGGCCCTGATCATACTTTCATCCAGGTCCACATGTTTGATTTCGACATTCGAGACCTTGATTCCCCATGCATCGGTTTGTTGGTCCAGGTTGGTCTGAATATCGATGTTCAGACGTTCGCGCTCGGCCAACATCTCATCGAGTTCATGCTGACCCAATACCGAACGCAAGGTGGTTTGAGCCAATTGGCTGGTGGCGTCGTAAAAATTTTCCACCTGTATGATCGCCTTGTCCGGTTCGATGACGCGGAAATAGACGACGGCATTGACCTTGACCGAGACATTATCGCGGGAGATGACATCCTGAGTGGGGACATCCATGACGATAGTGCGCAGATCGACGCGTTCCATTTGTTGGATCAGCGGGATGACGATGATGAACCCCGGTCCCTTGACCTTGTAAAAACGCCCCAGCATGAAAATGACGCCGCGTTCATATTCCCTGAGGACGCGAAACGCGCTGATCAGCAAGACCAGCAGGATACTGAAGAAGATATAACCGAAATTTGTAAACATCACTCGTCCCCTTGTAGTTGAATAGGCGTAACCTTTAACAGCAGGCCATCGATCGCGGTGACCCTCACTTTTTCATTTTTACGCAACGGCCGGTTGCAAGACGCTTGCCAGTTTTCACTATGAATGCGGACTCTCCCCATGCCGTCGAAGTCATCCAACACCACGCCGATGCGGCCCAACATTTCCTCCTTGCCGCTGACGATGGGATGATTTCTGGATTTGATCAACAGGCCGATGGCGATGATGAAGAAGGCCGCGCTGCTCAAGGCAAAGCCGGCAATCAAGCCCAGATCGATGCCGAAGCCGGGCACATCGGTATCTATCAAGATGATCGAGCCGATGACGAAGGCCACGACGCCGCCCAGCCCCAGGATGCCGATACTGGGCACAAAGGCTTCCGCGACCATCAGCGCCACCCCTAACAATATCAAGGCGATGCCGGCATAGTTGATCGGCAGCAGTTGCAAGGCGTACATGGCCAGCAACAAACAAATGCCTCCGATAGTGCCGGGAACGATGCTGCCGGGGTTGGCAAATTCGAACACCAGGCCATATATACCGATCATCAACAAAATATAGGCGATGCTGGGATTGGTGATGACGGCCAGAAACTCGCTGCGCCAGTCGGGAGCCATGCGTTTAATGGCGATGCCTTCGGTATTCAGGATGACTTCCTGGCCTGAGACCTTGACTTTTCGTCCCTGCAATTGGTTGAGTAAATCACGGACATCGGTAGCGATGATATCGATGACATTCAGTTTCAACGCTTCCTCGGCCGACAGACTGGCGGCTTCTCGCACCGCCTTTTCCGCCCATTGTTCGTTTCTGCCATGCATTTTCGCCAGGCCTCGAATATAAGCGGCCGCATCATTGACCATCTTGTGGGTCATCGGATCGGACAACGGTTTGTCTGGACCATTTTCTTTATCGTCCTGGTCTTTTTTGTCGTCGCCAAAACCGCCGAAGCCGCCGATTTGCACCGGCGTCGCCGCGCCTAGGTTGGTCGCAGGGGCCATC
Protein-coding sequences here:
- a CDS encoding alpha/beta fold hydrolase, whose protein sequence is MTNNSTAISFQFTEEMKGYMSADETAFEDGFQRGREQNHYFMFHLTIRSEDLDQFLQSPEHQAEAIGYVEGDLVGGRCTVEKGVFNLFVDSADLNRKQMRYRLFFNDSAGQPMTFSGVKEIQDNVGPDLWRDTTTLFTNLFRGHVAAEQEAKAELYAVGILHIETMDFMKQLTTIRSGGGNLAERMQGIERFGKFFMGGLWDIYGPSLMPRMGAFEREIPLYTTEGVKDAEITTHPFNTTDKLGLSLLRYQRAASDDVVVILHGLTTSSDMFIMPEHNNLVQYLLDHGFEDVWTLDYRMSNRFSYNLHRNNFNMDDIALYDHPAAIAKVREAVGPNRRIHVICHCLGSVSFTMALFGKTVTGIRSVIANSVALTPRIPKWSKVKLSLGPFLSDYVFSLEYLNPYWRREPGWSIGKAIGWGVSLFHRECDVPECHMLSFMWGTGFPALYSHENLLDVTHRRGGDLYGGVSVNYYRHVNKMVNNDNTAVKYNTEDPRYRPLPDNYFQYAEEIETPVLFVTGEKNKVFTDSNIVCHRRLEEIVPGRHQLHVFPGYGHQDVFMGKNVDKDIFPRFLQFLEQNRD
- a CDS encoding GMC oxidoreductase, which gives rise to MVSKNLDYEAVVVGSGFGGSINFCRLAQKWGDKVLLLERGKRYPMGSFPRTPHQMRDNFWNVEGDAVKRPRHIRKRNLRGMFDIRTFHKIDAVFSAALGGGSLIYANVFLEPPEHVFEQGWPKALNKSLLSPYYRVAQEVLGARPIPSWEQNPRRRIVRTELFQEFAKNENRTSTLADICVFFGNDYSYKGKSEALPIGQQEPNRYGALQTSCVYCGECDVGCNTHSKNTLDLNYLHVGETQHGGKILTECLVDKIVPLNAEGEDDSAADGTNGYRIVFNDLEKDETLQVTTQRVIISAGTFGSNELLFRCRDVHKTLPNLSQKLGHWFSGNGDFLSFVAEGQKPADPNYGPVITQYTDYNLYSDFKRNQAFIFEDAAYPGFAAWYIEGFYPMGWIRKALRTLKIAWDWLKKGLSTGSWTGMLGSAFHQLLKGDISYKSSVLLCMGLDHGDGKLSLNKQGRIDLHWPQSTSMALYQAILDTGKRFQEFVKGRCFIPLPTWGWPVFRNITSFFPYRHNITVHPLGGCIIADSPDQGVVSGNPQNRGEAFGYKGLYVADGSILPSAVGSNPIATISATAEWIAEGITGIKPNADLGINDQQ
- a CDS encoding YbhB/YbcL family Raf kinase inhibitor-like protein, producing MPLTLNSSDFSDRGEIPERLTCDGDDISPALSWTGIPANAQSLVLIVDDPDAPDPAAPKMTWVHWLLYNIPTSATGLPQAVESGQLPEGALQGQNDWGRSGYGGPCPPKGRHRYFHKLYALDVVLPDLKKPNKAELEQAMQGHVIEQTELVGTYQRGH
- a CDS encoding slipin family protein, translated to MFTNFGYIFFSILLVLLISAFRVLREYERGVIFMLGRFYKVKGPGFIIVIPLIQQMERVDLRTIVMDVPTQDVISRDNVSVKVNAVVYFRVIEPDKAIIQVENFYDATSQLAQTTLRSVLGQHELDEMLAERERLNIDIQTNLDQQTDAWGIKVSNVEIKHVDLDESMIRAIAKQAEAERTRRAKVIHAEGEMQASEKLLQAAKILSGQSEAIQLRYMQTLTEIAGDKSSTIVFPLDILKNLKS
- a CDS encoding NfeD family protein, whose product is MWIARSIRLIVLVLLTVSVAADAEEQSLAKIPSTFLMQLEINDVIGPATTDYIERNLQKAADTQAHAVLIRLDTPGGLDTSMRRIIKKIISSPIPVISYVAPGGARAASAGTYILYASHIAAMAPATNLGAATPVQIGGFGGFGDDKKDQDDKENGPDKPLSDPMTHKMVNDAAAYIRGLAKMHGRNEQWAEKAVREAASLSAEEALKLNVIDIIATDVRDLLNQLQGRKVKVSGQEVILNTEGIAIKRMAPDWRSEFLAVITNPSIAYILLMIGIYGLVFEFANPGSIVPGTIGGICLLLAMYALQLLPINYAGIALILLGVALMVAEAFVPSIGILGLGGVVAFVIGSIILIDTDVPGFGIDLGLIAGFALSSAAFFIIAIGLLIKSRNHPIVSGKEEMLGRIGVVLDDFDGMGRVRIHSENWQASCNRPLRKNEKVRVTAIDGLLLKVTPIQLQGDE